In the Solanum pennellii chromosome 5, SPENNV200 genome, one interval contains:
- the LOC107020422 gene encoding chaperonin CPN60-2, mitochondrial gives MYRFAAKLASKSRVARSSTQQVGSRLNWSRNYAAKDIKFGVEARGIMLQGVEQLADAVKVTMGPKGRNVVIEQSWGAPKVTKDGVTVAKSIEFKDKIKNVGASLVKQVANATNDAAGDGTTCATVLTRAIFAEGCKSVAAGMNAMDLRRGITMAVDAVVTNLKSRARMISTSEEIAQVGTISANGEREIGEIIARAMEQVGKEGVITIQDGKTLLNDLQVVEGMKLDRGYISPYFITNEKNQKCELDDPLILIHEKKISSINAIVKVLELALKRQRPLLIVSEDVESEALATLILNKLRAGIKVCAIKAPGFGENRKANLQDLAALTGGQVITEELGMNIENVELEMLGKCKKVTISKDDTVVLDGAGEKKAIEERCEQIRSAIELSTSDYDKEKLQERLARLSGGVAVLKVGGASEVEVGEKKDRVTDALNATKAAVEEGILPGGGVALLYASKELDSLPTANFDQKIGVQIIQNALKTPVYTIASNAGVEGSVVVGKLLEQDNPDLGYDAAKGEYVDMVKAGIIDPLKVIRTALVDAASVSSLLTTTEAVIVELPKDEKAAPAMPGGGMDY, from the exons ATGTATCGTTTTGCAGCAAAACTTGCTTCTAAATCCAg GGTTGCCAGAAGCAGCACCCAACAG GTTGGTAGTAGGTTGAATTGGAGCAGAAACTATGCTGCTAAGGATATTAAATTTGGAGTTGAAGCTAGGGGAATTATGCTTCAAGGAGTTGAGCAGCTTGCTGATGCAGTCAAAGTCACTATGGGTCCAAAG gGTCGTAATGTTGTGATTGAACAAAGTTGGGGTGCACCCAAGGTGACAAAAGATGGTGTCACTGTTGCAAAAAGCATTGAATTCAaggacaaaataaaaaatgttggtGCCAGCCTTGTAAAGCAAGTTGCCAATGCCACTAATGATGCTGCTGGCGATG GTACCACTTGTGCAACAGTACTCACCCGAGCAATATTTGCTGAAGGGTGCAAGTCTGTAGCTGCTGGTATGAATGCAATGGATCTTAGACGAGGTATCACAATGGCTGTCGATGCTGTTGTAACAAACCTGAAAAGCAGAGCACGGATGATAAGCACATCCGAGGAGATTGCCCAG GTTGGTACAATCTCTGCAAATGGAGAACGGGAAATAGGTGAGATAATTGCAAGGGCTATGGAGCAAGTAGGAAAGGAAGGTGTCATCACTATTCAA GATGGAAAGACACTGCTTAATGATTTGCAAGTTGTTGAGGGGATGAAGTTGGATAGGGGCTACATATCCCCATACTTCATCACAAATGAGAAGAATCAGAAATGT GAGCTGGATGACCCACTTATTCTTATTCATGAGAAAAAGATCTCAAGCATAAATGCTATTGTGAAAGTGTTAGAATTGGCTTTGAAG AGACAAAGGCCCCTCCTAATTGTGTCCGAAGATGTGGAGAGTGAAGCACTCGCTACACTCATTCTGAACAAGCTTCGTGCTGGAATCAAG GTTTGCGCCATAAAAGCACCAGGATTTGGTGAAAACAGGAAGGCTAATTTACAAGATCTGGCTGCTTTAACTGGAGGCCAG GTCATAACCGAAGAACTTGGAATGAACATTGAAAATGTGGAGTTGGAGATGCTGGGTAAATGCAAAAAG gTGACCATCTCCAAGGATGACACTGTTGTTCTTGATGGTGCGGGTGAGAAGAAGGCCATAGAGGAGAGATGTGAACAG ATTAGGTCAGCAATTGAACTGAGCACGTCTGATTATGACAAGGAGAAATTGCAGGAAAGACTAGCTAGGCTTTCAGGGGGCGTTGCAGTGTTGAAG GTAGGAGGAGCTAGTGAAGTCGAGGTTGGTGAGAAGAAAGACAGAGTTACAGATGCTTTGAATGCCACAAAAGCTGCTGTCGAGGAAGGAATTCTTCCAG GTGGTGGGGTTGCACTTCTTTACGCATCAAAAGAACTGGACTCATTGCCAACAGCCAACTTTGACCAGAAGATTGGTGTTCAAATTATTCAGAATGCTCTGAAG ACACCAGTATATACAATTGCCTCTAATGCCGGGGTGGAAGGATCAGTAGTGGTTGGCAAACTGTTGGAGCAGGATAACCCGGATCTTGGATATGATGCTGCAAAAG GTGAATATGTTGACATGGTAAAAGCAGGAATCATTGATCCATTGAAAGTAATTAGGACGGCCTTGGTTGATGCTGCTAG TGTGTCGTCTTTATTAACTACAACTGAAGCTGTTATCGTTGAGCTTCCCAAGGACGAGAAGGCAGCCCCAGCTATGCCTGGTGGTGGTATGGACTACTAA